A portion of the Gasterosteus aculeatus chromosome 12, fGasAcu3.hap1.1, whole genome shotgun sequence genome contains these proteins:
- the LOC120813302 gene encoding KH homology domain-containing protein 4, producing MSSGMTGHTPCLTSRWDKTAQPKQSVDVRQQRSSENAGRSVPGLASPAGSNSPVSQPPQTGEKPAPPGGVEMAAAMAAKINAMLMAKGKLLTPPPLLAKTAPNVPVPSATEEMAVTEVDINNVPLNCRDLLTKGKTQEEIRQFSGAVCSTKGYYMPDPTKGKAGQRPLYLHVQGKNQEQVNKAVLRIKEIITEDLLRASAASGQQAPVMPPLTLYPQPPRLVNTPAVPRTPNTNSVPGHRPSAPHSGSFVHTKIFVGLDQTFPFFNVNEKIEGPGGSYLSHIQTETGARVFLRGKGSGYIEQASKRESFEPLYVYISHPNSAGLDSAKKLTESLLETVRDESARMVSTYTATGSTQPYAAHGFPPNSNYSSQGSWYNYPANGYAGGYSAYSGASGYWSNANGPPSHSNMSTNPPSSQAMVQYPVCPRKAHPYLVQDPGLSETVDPEGSLNTPLDSGSPRRHFQEGAKQDSPPSRSPERPAHQESALPASSVVEEKVIQRILMPPPAPFFVAPGPVARKRPRDPVTEGPPGNAVSMGVQDKVSEKKSKVEEDASGLVPYGGDSSDEEEERTRSSKADHS from the exons ATGTCTTCAGGAATGACTGGACATACACC GTGCCTAACCAGCCGATGGGATAAGACAGCCCAGCCTAAACAAAGTGTGGATGTgcggcagcagaggagcagTGAGAATGCGGGCCGCTCAGTACCAGGACTTGCCAGCCCCGCTGGTTCAAACAGCCCAGTTTCCCAGCCGCCACAAACAGGAGAGAAGCCAGCGCCTCCGGGTGGAGTTGAAATGGCAGCGGCCATGGCTGCTAAAATAAATGCCATGTTAATGGCAAAGGGGAAGCTGTTGACTCCTCCACCGTTACTTGCAAAG ACTGCCCCAAATGTGCCTGTGCCATCAGCCACAGAAGAAATGGCCGTCACAGAAGTCGACATTAACAATGTGCCGCTGAATTGCCGGGACCTTCTTACTAAAGGCAAAACACAGGAGGAG atccGACAGTTTAGCGGCGCGGTCTGCTCAACAAAAGGTTATTACATGCCTGATCCTACAAAAGGAAAAGCAGG ACAAAGACCTTTGTATTTACATGTCCAGGGCAAGAATCAGGAGCAGGTCAACA AGGCCGTGCTGAGGATAAAGGAAATCATCACGGAGGACCTGCTGAGGGCCTCTGCAGCATCAGGACAACAGGCGCCTGTCATGCCTCCGCTCACACTCTACCctcagcctcctcgcctcgtcAACACCCCAGCCGTGCCACGGACGCCCAACACCAACTCCGTGCCAGGACATCGACCATCCGCTCCTCATTCTGGG AGTTTTGTGCACACAAAGATATTTGTGGGCCTGGACCAGACTTTCCCCTTTTTCAACGTGAACGAAAAGATCGAGGGTCCGGGAGGTTCCTACCTGAGTCACATCCAGACGGAGACGGGGGCCCGAGTCTTCCTCAGGGGAAAAGGCTCTGGCTACATTGAACAAGCTTCCAAACGGGAGTCTTTTGAGCCTCTTTACGTCTATATCAG CCACCCAAATTCTGCTGGATTGGATTCAGCGAAGAAACTCACTGAGAGTCTGCTGGAAACT GTGAGAGATGAAAGCGCCCGCATGGTGTCGACGTACACGGCCACCGGCTCAACACAAC CATACGCAGCACATGGATTTCCACCTAATAGCAATTACTCTAGCCAGGGGTCCTGGTATAACTACCCGGCAAATGGGTATGCTGGAGGCTATTCAGCGTACTCAGGAGCCAGTGGTTATTGGAGTAATGCAAATGGTCCCCCAAGTCATTCTAACATGTCGAcaaaccctccatcttctcagGCAATGGTTCAGTATCCGGTGTGTCCTAGGAAAGCGCATCCGTATCTCGTCCAG GATCCTGGCCTCAGTGAGACTGTGGACCCTGAAGGATCGTTAAACACCCCTCTTGACTCGGGAAGTCCCAGGCGTCATTTCCAGGAGGGGGCCAAGCAAGACTCG CCTCCCAGCAGATCTCCAGAGCGTCCCGCTCATCAGGAGTCTGCTCTCCCTGCCTCCAGTGTTGTCGAGGAGAAAGTAATCCAAAG GATTCTTATGCCGCCACCGGCGCCTTTCTTCGTGGCTCCGGGCCCCGTCGCACGCAAAAGGCCGAGAGACCCGGTGACAGAAGGGCCGCCTGGCAATGCCGTGTCAATGG GTGTTCAGGACAAGGTGAGTGAGAAGAAGTCTAAAGTGGAAGAGGATGCTTCCGGGCTTGTGCCATACGGGGGGGATTCCtccgatgaagaggaggagaggacacgcAGCAGTAAGGCTGATCATTCATAA
- the fsd2 gene encoding fibronectin type III and SPRY domain-containing protein 2, which yields MDLHDIRGGRLDVITEEAEELSRESTNMADGGLRAARGVSTFQRFSVDTDESLCFEPCEDGLPSPIGAERGLHGDVFEVAGAESDGVTIRKQLQGKVTEMENFASHLEEIFLTVEENFGRQEQHLEQHYNDVLQTLSQRCDDRAAGLEEEKKGKLEDLYKQLLACGQAMDVSKELIETAQEVYRCPDERLFLKAVMPTMRRIEEFAEEQVDLTLATSLEFNTPLADLPDVKTMMDSINIVPAPSAPVINPQTPNSATQTSLRVCWSLFSDDTVEYYELYYRPVLEDTPADSTCAPHVSKVRVKETHCTVTDLLPNAQYELWVTATNTTGISPASEKTLYVTVPSPPVIKQRECASCPEAALIRWESGNTDPVDSYTVELRETGTGAPESAIAESVVAVPTCQCLIQLQAGRRYLICVRAVNIGGPSGRSEVISVSTTGTLFSLLEDTAHPCLCISEDGFTIFYGEEELPISAMALEDNNAFTRCVAVLGGLIPVRGRHYWEVEVDDGTEFRIGVASEDTERNSYLGANNTSWCMRHILTPARHKYEFLHNGWSPDLRITVNPVRIGVALDYERGTLSFFNVALEQHLHTFQCHFQNHVQPCFGLDNPGALTVHTGIEAPKYAFA from the exons ATGGACTTGCATGACATCAGAGGAGGCCGACTGGATGTGATCACAGAAGAAGCTGAGGAGTTGAGCAGAGAGTCGACCAACATGGCAGACGGGGGACTGAGGGCGGCCCGAGGAGTTTCCACCTTCCAGAGGTTTTCTGTTGACACCGACGAGTCCCTTTGTTTTGAGCCCTGCGAGGACGGCCTTCCGTCCCCCATCGGGGCAGAACGTGGACTTCATGGCGATGTGTTTGAAGTGGCAGGAGCTGAG AGTGACGGCGTAACAATCAGGAAGCAGCTGCAAGGCAAAGTCACTGAGATGGAGAACTTTGCAAGTCATCTGGAGGAAATCTTTCTCACCGTGGAG gagAATTTTGGCCGCCAGGAGCAGCACTTGGAGCAGCACTACAACGACGTGCTGCAGACGTTGTCTCAGCGGTGCGACGACCGGGCGGcggggctggaggaggagaagaagggcaAGCTGGAGGACTTGTACAAGCAGCTGCTGGCTTGTGGTCAGGCGATGGACGTCTCCAAGGAGCTGATTGAGACGGCCCAGGAGGTCTACCGCTGCCCCGACGAGAGGCTGTTCCTCAAG GCAGTTATGCCCACCATGAGAAG AATCGAGGAGTTTGCCGAGGAGCAGGTTGACCTCACGCTGGCCACGAGTCTCGAGTTTAACACCCCGCTGGCCGACTTGCCTGATGTCAAAACCATGATGGACTCCATCAACATTGTCCCAG CTCCGTCTGCCCCAGTGATCAACCCGCAGACGCCCAACTCGGCCACCCAGACGTCCCTGCGCGTGTGCTGGAGCTTGTTCTCCGACGACACGGTGGAGTACTACGAGCTTTACTACCGGCCGGTGCTGGAGGACACGCCGGCGGACAGCACCTGCGCACCACACG TGAGCAAGGTGAGGGTGAAGGAGACCCACTGCACGGTGACAGACCTGCTGCCGAACGCTCAGTACGAGCTCTGGGTGACGGCGACCAACACCACGGGCATCAGCCCGGCCAGCGAGAAGACCTTATACGTGACAG TGCCGTCGCCTCCGGTGATCAAGCAGAGGGAGTGTGCCAGCTGTCCCGAGGCCGCTCTGATCCGCTGGGAGTCGGGGAACACCGACCCCGTGGACTCCTACACCGTGGAGCTCAGGGAGACGGGCACTGGCGCCCCAGAGAGCGCCATCGCCGA GTCTGTAGTAGCAGTGCCCACCTGCCAGTGTCTGATCCAGCTGCAGGCGGGACGCCGCTACCTCATCTGTGTGCGAGCAGTGAACATCGGCGGGCCCAGCGGCAGGAGTGAAGTTATTTCTGTGTCCACAACAG GTAcgctcttctccctcctggaGGACACTGCCCATCCTTGCCTGTGCATCTCCGAGGACGGCTTCACCATATTTTACGGAGAAGAGGAGCTGCCAATCAGCGCCATGGCCTTAGAGGACAACAACGCTTTCACGAG GTGTGTGGCTGTCCTGGGGGGTCTGATCCCAGTGAGAGGACGGcattactgggaggtcgaggtGGACGACGGTACGGAATTCAGGATTGGCGTTGCGTCCGAGGACACGGAGAGGAACTCGTACCTCGGCGCCAACAACACGTCCTGGTGTatgagacacattctcactccAGCCAG GCATAAATATGAGTTTCTGCACAACGGCTGGAGTCCTGACCTGAGGATCACAGTGAACCCCGTGCGGATCGGAGTGGCGCTGGACTACGAGAGGGGGactctgtccttttttaatgTGGCTCTGGAACAGCACCTGCACACCTTCCAATGTCACTTCCAGAATCACGTCCAACCGTGCTTTGGGCTGGACAACCCCGGAGCGCTCACGGTACACACCGGCATCGAGGCGCCCAAGTATGCGTTTGCTTAA
- the whamm gene encoding WASP homolog-associated protein with actin, membranes and microtubules: MNSVETERTDSLEGWVAVRSNLFEEAEAFKLGFIVQWNVIECKFAVTCHNRTLQRKKRGADGVPGDPQTSWAGLFSVRDLRHVHQQLRCVADILASCFPDLSEFEDGNIWDVLFLNRRSASEDDERRDLDSPCRKLEKYLSAAVDLCGREIVLDTLFTQDERDVEEYFENLQEFKRKTLQEEMSRAKGLLRQILRSHGSADRMVALLSIYEEEDEAYQDLVTVATTFFQYLLQPFRDMRELACLYKMEILKSLEFEDLGPKRIAALEKEADEWRMKAADAVASIQDITVTYFAQTSKALAGMLKQMEEDAGRFGAAAWASAAPRLEKLRFLLAKETLQHMRAAEMCLNRKKAGIRQKLGGLSAAVRSQGTGCRSAREDGPQQETVDQLELKFYEAQLELYDTKFEVLRNEEQLLVAQIDTVRRQIKELKDEVVYYDVCEDAEELQSLVHTGVQQADPPAVSHLKRSLQALETKRGRICARRAYLRNKKDQCIEANEQKQLPAKQSSILFNQHHHVHLKREKRKEEEQRRKQWVDEEREKTLSRLRSFREKRPGQFILKTHSQMSPAEVPCPSQPLSIISLGPPGGPPPSVRPAPRRNKTARKQQPEDIPVHIFSATPPPTTTCPTAPPPPPPPPPPPPPPPLPPAMPPPPVPKDSPMPLREKEDPPFPAKNTLTQNIGTMDKVLASLQRGQIQLRKAPAPGATPPAGDTRTSLMTAIRQGVALKKMVPARAELHGSGDNELERSIKAAMMRMKKVAADSDDEDDRGDDETQSTDWDS, encoded by the exons ATGAACAGCGTGGAGACCGAGCGGACGGACAGCCTGGAGGGCTGGGTGGCCGTCAGAAGTAACCTATTCGAGGAGGCCGAGGCGTTTAAACTGGGCTTCATCGTGCAGTGGAACGTCATCGAGTGTAAGTTCGCCGTCACCTGCCACAACAGGACGCTGCAGCGGAAGAAGCGCGGGGCCGACGGGGTCCCCGGCGACCCGCAGACCAGCTGGGCCGGCCTCTTCTCCGTGCGCGACCTGCGAcacgtccaccagcagctccGGTGCGTGGCGGACATCTTGGCGAGCTGCTTCCCGGACCTGTCGGAGTTCGAGGACGGAAACATCTGGGACGTGCTCTTTCTGAACCGGCGTTCCGCTTCGGAGGACGACGAGCGGCGGGACCTCGACTCGCCGTGTCGGAAGCTGGAGAAATACTTGAGCGCGGCCGTCGACCTCTGCGGGCGGGAGATCGTGCTCGACACGCTGTTCACGCAGGACGAGCGGGACGTGGAGGAGTACTTCGAAAACCTGCAGGAGTTCAAGAGGAAGaccctgcaggaggagatgtcCCGCGCGAAGGGCCTCCTGCGGCAG ATCCTGCGGAGTCATGGCAGTGCAGACCGAATGGTCGCGCTGCTCAGCAtctacgaggaggaggacgaggcctACCAGGACCTGGTCACCGTGGCCACCACCTTCTTCCAGTACCTGCTCCAGCCTTTCAGAGACATGAGAGAGCTGGCCTGCCTCTACAAGATGGAGATCCTG aagTCTTTGGAGTTCGAGGACTTGGGTCCTAAGAGGATTGCAGCTCTGGAGAAGGAGGCAGACGAGTGGAGAATGAAAGCAGCCGATGCAGTCGCCTCAATTCAGGACATCACCGTCACTTACTTTGCACAGACATCAAAAGCTCTGGCTG gcatgttgaagcagatggaggaggatgCTGGTCGTTTCGGAGCTGCTGCCTGGGCGTCTGCAGCTCCCAGACTGGAGAAACTGCGCTTCCTGTTGGCCAAAGAGACGCTGCAGCACATGAGGGCTGCAGAGATGTGCCTCAACCGCAAGAAAGCAGGCATCAGACAAAAG CTGGGCGGCCTCTCTGCCGCAGTCAGGAGCCAGGGAACTGGTTGCAGGTCTGCGCGTGAGGACGGCCCGCAGCAGGAGACGGTGGACCAGCTGGAGCTGAAATTCTACGAAGCGCAACTAGAGCTGTACGACACCAAGTTCGAGGTCCTGAGGAATgaggagcagctgctggtgGCTCAGATCGACACGGTGCGACGGCAGATCAAAG AGTTGAAGGACGAGGTGGTGTACTACGACGTGTGCGAGGAcgcggaggagctgcagagcttgGTCCACACCGGTGTTCAGCAAGCCGACCCTCCGGCTGTCAGTCATCTCAAAAGAAGCCTGCAGGCTTTGGAGACCAAGAGAGGCAGAATCTGTGCCCGGCGCGCTTATCTCCGCAACAAAAAG GATCAGTGCATCGAGGCCAATGAGCAGAAGCAGCTTCCCGCCAAGCAGAGCTCCATCCTCTTCAACCAGCATCATCACGTCCACCTG AAacgggagaagaggaaggaggaggagcagaggaggaaacagtggGTGGACGAGGAGCGGGAGAAGACGCTGAGCAGATTACGCTCCTTTAGAGAG AAGCGACCGGGCCAGTTCATCCTGAAGACTCACTCGCAGATGTCTCCTGCAGAAGTGCCGTGTCCCTCCCAGCCGCTGTCCATCATCAGCCTCGGCCCCCCTGGAGGGCCGCCGCCCTCCGTCCGTCCCGCACCCAGACGCAACAAAACGGCCAGAAAGCAGCAGCCTGAGGACATCCCGGTCCACATCTTCTCTGCAACGCCACCTCCAACAACAACCTGCCCTACTGCacctccgcctccccctccaccgcctcccccgccgcctccaCCACCACTGCCTCCCGCCATGCCTCCCCCACCTGTCCCCAAAGACTCACCGATGCCTCTCAGAGAAAAAGAGGACCCTCCTTTTCCAGCCAAGAACACGCTGACACAGAATATAG GAACGATGGACAAGGTGTTGGCCTCATTGCAGCGAGGACAGATTCAGCTTCGGAAGGCGCCCGCTCCCGGGGCCACGCCCCCCGCCGGGGACACGAGGACCAGTCTGATGACGGCTATCCGACAGGGAGTCGCCTTGAAGAAG ATGGTTCCCGCTCGGGCAGAACTCCACGGCAGCGGCGACAACGAGCTGGAGCGCAGCATCAAAGCCGCCatgatgaggatgaagaaggTGGCGGCGGATTCTGACGACGAAGACGACAGAGGAGACGACGAGACGCAGAGTACAGACTGGGACAGCTGA